The Humulus lupulus chromosome 3, drHumLupu1.1, whole genome shotgun sequence genome window below encodes:
- the LOC133824121 gene encoding large ribosomal RNA subunit accumulation protein YCED homolog 2, chloroplastic isoform X2, which produces MSKRSSRSSHGMAPTPSPRRLITISTGDGRWQGKWDSEYLVSLQDLKLTDLVELEDDLHHHHHQKDALVSVKLKVEKHASFGFSVDGRIITSFPRKCSSCSSPYCRQIDTEFNVWVLLSKRDNREVSLPELGGDDPSVIYVKPGSEADLDTFIQDTIRITTSIKDTCSELCEKSSFTLHNNSGSRSGSIDQRWSRLLELKKSPNS; this is translated from the exons ATGAGTAAAAGGAGTAGTAGAAGTAGTCATGGCATGGCTCCAACTCCAAGCCCTCGGCGTCTGATAACGATATCGACAGGAGATGGGAGATGGCAAGGGAAATGGGATTCTGAATATCTTGTGTCCCTCCAAGATCTAAAGTTGACAGACTTGGTTGAGCTTGAGGAtgatcttcatcatcatcatcatcaaaaaGATGCTCTAGTTTCTGTCAAACTCAAAGTCGAGAAG CATGCCAGCTTTGGATTCTCTGTTGATGGAAGGATCATCACATCGTTCCCCAGAAAATGTAGCAGCTGCAGTTCCCCCTACTGCAGACAG ATTGATACAGAATTTAATGTATGGGTTTTATTATCAAAACGAGATAATCGTGAAGTTTCTTTGCCTGAACTTGGAGGAGATGACCCATCT GTCATTTATGTCAAACCTGGTAGCGAAGCAGACCTTGATACGTTCATACAAGACACCATACGGATTACCACCTCTATaaaa GATACTTGTTCAGAATTGTGTGAGAAATCTTCATTTACATTGCATA ATAATAGTGGCTCGAGATCGGGTAGTATTGATCAAAGGTGGTCTAGACTCTTGGAGCTAAAGAAGTCACCAAATTCATAA